From the genome of Bartonella harrusi:
ATGAAACTTCATTATCACAATTATCTTCTATAGAATCGAACAAAAATGAAAATACAGAATTTTTTTTAAAAAAAAATAAGAGGTTATACAACACTTATTGTGATTAGTTTATTAGCAAATATGCTTTGTTTTTTTGCTTTTATAATACACTATTATATACATTAAAATTTAAATTTAGAGATAATAAATTCTAATAAGAAAGCCGCATCTCTATAAGATACGGCTTTTTCTGTGCTTTTAAAGCAAGCGCCCCCCGCGCCTGTTATTTACGCTGCTTGATTTTCAACAATCTTTACAACTGTATCGCCTTCATAGACTTCACAATTTTTAGAAACAAAAATGAGGTCACTATGTCTTTTTAATCTTGCATTGCCATAGACTCTACCTCTAATGGTAAAATAACCTGAAATTTTAGCATTCCCATAAACAGATCCATAAACATCAGTATGACAACCCACATTAGCATTCCCATAAACCTTGCCATAAATTTTTGCTGCTCCGCATATAACGGCATTATCACAAACTTGTGCTTTTGGCTTAATACGAGCAGAACCTAAGACTTTTGCATTTCCATAAACATGAGCATTGTCATAAACTCTACCGTGAATATAAACACGGGTTTTATCACATACATAAGCATTCCCATAAACATGACCAGCTATAGCGGCATTATCACAAACTTGTGCATTGTCATAAACACGCCCCTCACCTAAAACCAATGCATTACCAGCAACCCAGCAATTTCCTTCATGAGAGAGGTTTTCTTCTTTTTCAATAAAACCACCTAATTCACCAGCCTTAACATTTCCAAAATCTTTTAAGGCACGAATGCGATAAAGTGTGACACCTTCAATTTTTCTGGTTTCTTCTGTAAATTCATATTTTTTCATTGGAATTTCTTTCTTATCGTAGTTTTGAATTGACTCCTTATAAAGAAGCCGGGTGCTCAAAACACGGCGATAAGTCCGTTGCTACACTTTTCCCATAAAGGGTATTGTATGGTGTAACCACACCCGACAAAATCATTATATGTCTTTAGAACATAAAAGACAGTCAGTTTTTTAAAACATGGGAAAGATTGTTTCGTAATCTATCCGCTTATCGTTAAGTGTTTTGACCACTTGAATATTTATATAGCAAAATACGTATTTATTGTCAATTGTTTTTTACTCTTTTTTTGATATTTTTTATAATATTTTCAAATATTTATATCATAAAAGACCTTATAATTTTCTCAGTTTTTTTCTCTTTAAGTGCCCTTCCAAGCTCTTCGTTTTAATCATGATTCCGGAGCCGCGTGAGAGGGACAAAACAAGCCGTTAGGGTTCTTTGTCAAGGACGCCGGTAGGCGCCCTGTAAGGGTTTCCTTGACCATAAGAACCAAGGATTGTTAGTCCCCTCATAAAACGCGGGTCTGGTGTCATGATTTTGGTGAGCGTTCCTGAGAGTTTGAGAGGCGGACAGCCTCTCATTAAAAAAGCGTAACGAAGTGACGCAATTTTATGGTTGATTTCTGAGTAAAATAATTTTGTTGCTAAATGATAAATTATCATATAGAGCCTTTTAAGGGAAAAGGTTGTTAGCATGGAATCTCCCCGCGGAGAATTTATATTCAACCTTTTCCTTCATTTTAAAACCATAAAATTGTATTTTTCATCTCTTTTGTTAAGCAAATTTATTGTGATTTTTAGGCATTTCCAATTTTTTGAGAACTTTATTTAACTCCGATTTAAACAGGGGTATTTTTTCATCATTTGAATTGATTTTGTTATTTTCTGCTATGGGAAAATCATGAAGTTTCCCTTTAAATTCTTCATCCAACAAAGCATAGAAAGAACGCTCTAAGTAGAGTTCACCTTTGTTTTCTTTAGCAATCATCCCACGTAAATATCCACCCGGTGATTTAATAATTTCCTTGCAATGTTTTTCGACGATAAGAGCAATAGCGAGAGCTGTTTTTTTAATCCCCATAGTTTGTTTAGCTTCTTGAAGGGCATGAGGAGAAATCCCTTTCATTTTTGCTAAGAGCTCCATAGAACCGATTAAATCCCTTTCCGATTGCAATCCATGTTTGAGGAACCTAGCCGTATTAGGCAAAGCTTGTGCTAAAAATTTAGGCTTGATTTGAAGCAATTCAGATTCTTTTGATGGTAAATCACCTTCGGTTTTGCCTTTCTGTTTATTTTCATAAGCCTTTTTATCATGACCGAAGGTCATGTTATTAATTTGAGTGTGTTCAGATTTTTCTGAACACTCCTTTTTGTTACAATTACTTTTATAGTTATGGGTTGTATGTTCTATGTGTATCTTGTCAGCAAGATGCCTGTATCTTGTTTTTTCTATTTTTTCCTTAAATCCTCGTTGCAAAATCCATTCCAAGAGATGGCTTGCTTTTTGCAATTTTTCAAAAGAAGCTTTGGCTGGTCGACCAATAATATCCATGATTTTTTGCATTCTAGCAAAAAGCAAAGCTGTAAAAGAGGTCGTAGTTTTCATTTCCTTATAAGAATCTTTAATTTGCCGCACCAATCCACGAAAATAATGCAAAGCGTCTTCCTGTTTTTCTTTCTCTTTCAATACTACATCAACTTTTTGCTTAAGTTCATCGTATCGAGCGACAAGAATACGCAAATCAATACCACAAGCTATCTCGTTATCCTTACTATGCACTGAATAACGTTTAAAGTTACTAGAATCGCGCATAACAATTAAACCATTATCATAAAGACGTGAAAGCAAGTAACTCACCCGTGATTGACTACGATTAATGTCAGAACTAAGTTTTCTATTACTTTTGAAAACAAGTGGAACTCCACCTTTTTCAAATGAGGCTTTTGGGGCGGTATTTAACAACTCAAGAAGAAGTTCGACTTCAGTTTCTTTAAGAAGCTTAGTTTTTTTCATGTTTTTAGCCAATCCAATTAATTGTCCACGGCTTACAAACCCCATCTGAGCACTATCAGCTATCTTTCTATATTCTATATGATGTGCATCTATCCGTCTTCCCGATATTTTATTAACCATAACTTTTTAAAACCTCTCTTTTAGAGGCAAAAAAATGTTAAAAATATCCCCTTTCTACAAAATTTCTCTTGCAGAATGCATCACGATAAATTAATATGGGAATTACGTTTTTAATTTAATTTATCGCTTACGATATTCTTGAAAGCCCTTCTGTTGAAGCAGAGGGGTTTTTATTTTTTTGCCATAGTACTGTCCTCGTATTGCCCTCTATTTGAGAGACTCACCACCTTACATAGCGAGTCAAGATAGAACTATATTGAAAAGTGAAATATTTTCAATATAGTAAATTTAGATCCCCGTCTTCCTATTCTTCAAGTTTAATATCATTTGTGAAAACAATAGGCTTATTACTAAAAACAAAGTTTGGATTGATAAAATACCAAGCTCTATGATCTTGTTTAGCAATAATACCAGCTTTTTCTAATTCCGCTATACCACGAAAAAAAGTCGTTGGTGATAATTCTAGTTTTCTTTCTTGTGCAGCAAGAAACGTTCTTAAAACAGCTTTATCTAAAAGCACAGCATTTGTACGAATGAGTTTGTTTTGGAGTATCCAAGCCAAAACCATAAAAACTTTTATTCCTGCTGCTTTAAGATCAAAAATGAGCGCAATATTGACAATAATCTGTTCTTTAGGGTCCTCAAGAGAAACTACAATATCATTAACGAAAGGACTTTGATTGTACCTAACGGTTTGCTTTCTTTGTTTGTCTGATATACTAACAGTCATTTGTGGTAATACAATTGTCATATTATAAAATTAAGAAATTTAGATTTGAAATGATTCTTCAGTAATTGTCAAATTTATTTTTAATTTTTCTGAAAAAAAGATTCAGTTCTTATGCGGATATTCAAATGAAAGAAAGTAAGTTACAACAAGATCGATATTCTCCATATGAAAATCCTTTTCTTAATAAACATGAAATTTTTAGTGATAATCAGGTTATTAAGACACATATCACGCAGCAGAAATTACTCAATCCCGATACTGGTAAAACAGAAGTTGTACCTACAATTCATGTTATAGATAAAAAAGACGAGCAAAATTTTGTAAAAATATATGCCGCAGGAATTCAAGCTATTTTTGATCTCTCTCGTACTGGCTACAGAGCTCTTATATTAGCTTTGCAAGCATATCATACCAATCAAGGTAAGAATGATGGAAGCATCACTCTTATTTGGTATGATGGGGGTGTTAATGGGAAAAAACTAGATATGACTGATAGAACATTCTACAGTGGCTTAAAAGAACTAACAAACAAGGGAATTTTAAAACCAAAATTACCTAATCAATATTGGGTCAATCCCCTTCTATTCTTTAAAGGAAATCAAATTACTTTTATAAAAGAATATCAAACAGATCTCTAAGATTTTACTAAAAAATGACTTGTATAATTTTTCGTTTTTTGTATATTTTAAAGAAGTTAAGTGCGAATAATTACAAGGGGGGAATCCGTGAATAACGCACAAATAAGCAAAAAAACATTGGTCCTTTTTCTTTTATGGCTTCGTGGTCCATTAAGATTAGTATTAAGCATCATGGTTATTTTAAGTTTTATTGGGTTAGCAATAATTCCCATTTCAGCGTCGCTTTCAGCCCATGGATGGACAAGAGAAGCCGTACATCTTACAATCTCATTGTTCGTATTTAGTTTTAGTTGTTTTCTTTTAATTATGTACTATGACAAACTCATACGATATCTTTCCTAATTTTTTACTATTTCACTCATAACACTAATCAAAAAATTGATAAAAATAAAAATCCCATCTTTTTAGGGGAATAATATTAATATATAAAATCTTTAAAAGGGGAAAAAAA
Proteins encoded in this window:
- the repC gene encoding plasmid replication protein RepC, encoding MVNKISGRRIDAHHIEYRKIADSAQMGFVSRGQLIGLAKNMKKTKLLKETEVELLLELLNTAPKASFEKGGVPLVFKSNRKLSSDINRSQSRVSYLLSRLYDNGLIVMRDSSNFKRYSVHSKDNEIACGIDLRILVARYDELKQKVDVVLKEKEKQEDALHYFRGLVRQIKDSYKEMKTTTSFTALLFARMQKIMDIIGRPAKASFEKLQKASHLLEWILQRGFKEKIEKTRYRHLADKIHIEHTTHNYKSNCNKKECSEKSEHTQINNMTFGHDKKAYENKQKGKTEGDLPSKESELLQIKPKFLAQALPNTARFLKHGLQSERDLIGSMELLAKMKGISPHALQEAKQTMGIKKTALAIALIVEKHCKEIIKSPGGYLRGMIAKENKGELYLERSFYALLDEEFKGKLHDFPIAENNKINSNDEKIPLFKSELNKVLKKLEMPKNHNKFA
- a CDS encoding DUF3574 domain-containing protein; this translates as MLTTFSLKRLYMIIYHLATKLFYSEINHKIASLRYAFLMRGCPPLKLSGTLTKIMTPDPRFMRGLTILGSYGQGNPYRAPTGVLDKEP